A DNA window from Hemibagrus wyckioides isolate EC202008001 linkage group LG11, SWU_Hwy_1.0, whole genome shotgun sequence contains the following coding sequences:
- the slc26a6l gene encoding solute carrier family 26 member 6, like: MVNGKNSSGYCVEREILDEEKLEKLARRLDPSQTHIPFSHRLKNSLRCSIPRLKRRVTDCLPVLYWLPRYSIWDYGMPDLVSGISVGIMHLPQGMAYALLASLPPVFGLYSSFYPALIYFFFGSSRHISIGTFTILSVMVGGVTERLAPDANFLILNGTNVTEEVNVTARDLYRLQVAAATTVLGGLIQVILGLAQFGFVGTYLSEPLVRAYTTAAAAHAVVAQLKYILGVSPTRFSGPFSLFYTLVDVCAQLPNTHLPTLLVSGVSLIILIIAKELNNRYREKLPVPIPVELIIIVAATLLSFHTHLNDSYKIAVVGDIPSGLQPPTMPNHSIFFDVVVDAFALAIVGYAISISLGKTFALKHGYKVCSNQELVALGLSNTVGGFFQCFSVCASMSRSLIQETTGGRTQMAGVVAAVIVLVTTLKLGTLFQQLPKAVLSAIVFVNLKSMFKQYADIVTLWRRSKTDMLVWLVTWVSTVLFNMDMGLAASVGFALLTVIFRTQRPRYSVLGHLPGTELYLDMETHQEVREVPGITIFRSSATIYFANAELYLEALKQKSGLDITKMITYKRRQEEKQRRRERRAERRAWRAAKKQKQALRAASQRSRGCVFSVEEDAGHLKEMCGNIPEEEYRDRENGTVFVMPETPHNSWVYLKGIDPETTTLGSMSDLQDGDITTLESSSEDTLSRDLERVSLGSLGKWTWDIHSIILDLSPANFIDTVAIKTLRNIFHDFGEIDISIYIAGCQVPVVEQLEKGGFFTDISKERLFTTVHDAVLYCLKHHGAATLPSYETPVCMGSTRL; this comes from the exons ATGGTCAATGGGAAGAATAGCTCAGGGTATTGTGTAGAGAGGGAGATTCTGGATGAAGAGAAGCTGGAGAAACTGGCTAGGAGATTGGACCCCTCACAAACCCACATTCCTTTCTCTCATCGCCTGAAAAACTCACTCAG ATGTTCTATTCCCAGACTGAAGCGTAGAGTGACAGACTGTTTACCTGTGCTTTACTGGTTACCACGTTATTCCATCTGGGACTATGGCATGCCGGACCTCGTCTCTGGCATCAGTGTGGGCATCATGCACTTGCCACAAG gtatGGCCTACGCATTGCTTGCTTCACTGCCACCAGTGTTTGGTCTATACAGCTCTTTTTATCCTGCActcatttatttcttcttcgGGTCTTCCAGACACATTTCCATAG gaaCATTTACAATTCTCAGTGTTATGGTGGGTGGTGTTACCGAGAGACTGGCTCCTGATGCCAATTTTCTCATCCTTAATGGCACTAATGTGACAGAGGAGGTGAACGTCACTGCTAGAGATCTTTATAGATTACAAGTTGCTGCAGCCACTACTGTATTAGGAGGACTAATTCAG GTGATCCTGGGTTTGGCACAGTTTGGGTTTGTGGGTACATATCTCTCAGAGCCATTAGTGAGAGCATACACCACGGCAGCAGCCGCTCACGCTGTAGTGGCTCAGTTAAAATACATCTTAGGAGTGTCTCCAACACGATTCAGTGGGCCGTTCTCATTGTTTTAT ACACTAGTAGACGTGTGTGCGCAGCTGCCCAATACCCATCTGCCCACTCTGCTGGTCAGTGGTGTGTCCCTCATAATCCTCATCATTGCCAAGGAGCTGAACaatagatacagagagaaactaCCAGTGCCAATACCAGTGGAGCTCATTATT aTTGTGGCAGCTACACTCTTATCATTCCATACTCATCTAAATGATAGCTATAAAATTGCAGTAGTTGGAGATATCCCAAGTGG GCTTCAGCCTCCCACTATGCCAAACCACAGTATTTTTTTTGATGTGGTAGTGGATGCCTTTGCCCTAGCTATAGTGGGATATGCCATTTCCATCTCTTTGGGCAAAACATTTGCTCTCAAGCACGGCTACAAAGTGTGCAGCAATCAG GAGCTGGTGGCTTTGGGTCTCAGTAATACAGTTGGAGGTTTTTTCCAGTGCTTCTCTGTCTGTGCCTCTATGTCTCGGAGTCTAATACAGGAGACCACTGGAGGCAGAACACag ATGGCAGGTGTGGTTGCAGCTGTAATAGTGCTAGTGACAACGTTGAAGTTAGGAACACTGTTTCAGCAGTTGCCCAAG gcAGTGCTGTCTGCTATTGTGTTTGTGAATCTAAAAAGCATGTTCAAGCAGTATGCCGACATTGTGACACTGTGGCGGAGAAGCAAGACTGATATG TTGGTGTGGTTGGTGACTTGGGTGTCCACTGTTCTCTTTAATATGGACATGGGTTTGGCAGCCTCTGTTGGCTTTGCCCTACTTACTGTTATCTTCAGAACACAACG GCCCCGCTACTCTGTCTTGGGCCATCTTCCTGGTACTGAGCTTTATTTGGACATGGAGACACACCAAGAG GTAAGGGAGGTACCAGGCATCACCATATTCCGCTCTTCAGCCACCATATACTTTGCTAATGCTGAGCTTTACCTGGAAGCCCTCAAGCAAAAG AGTGGCTTGGACATTACTAAGATGATCACTTATAAGCGCAGACAGGAGGAAAagcagagaagaagagagaggaggGCAGAAAGAAGGGCATGGAGAGCAGCCAAAAAACAG AAACAAGCTCTCCGAGCAGCCTCTCAGCGCTCCAGAGGGTGTGTCTTTTCAGTCGAAGAAGATGCAGGACATTTGAAAGAAATGTGTGGCAATATCCCAGAAGAGgagtacagagacagagaaaacgGCACAGTGTTTGTCATGCCTGAGACCCCACATAACAGTTGGGTGTACCTAAAGGGCATTGATCCTGAAACCACCACACTAGGGTCCATGTCAGATCTGCAGGATGGGGACATCACGACCCTGGAGTCCAGCAGTGAGGATACACTGAGCAGGGATCTGGAAAGGGTTTCCCTAGGCTCATTGGGAAAATGGACTTGGGATATCCATTCCATCATCCTAGACCTTTCCCCAGCCAACTTTATCGACACTGTGGCCATCAAGACTCTGAGAAAT ATATTCCATGACTTTGGAGAGATTGATATCAGCATCTACATTGCAGGTTGTCAAG
- the LOC131361168 gene encoding interactor of HORMAD1 protein 1 isoform X2 yields the protein MLFVDSKGGNISGGRAMGILDRFEEEKRKAKEIEILIGVRQLHESLENIQKTFLNCIDGSCDITRAAVAEGMDNFRKTFQDNFATIKESVASQTELMMSQTYKEMKDNEAKTSLALKELSSLVLNLQRDLESLKLEQSKEQSVLGEILSLLGTIMTAHSTGAQPGPVQMIDNTVQTSPGLVAQFCVVSEEKRYYEGMKLCTEAFNYSKEKVDQSICPVKKTSPEKLSRGASFQVVGSQPFQMKQPIGTERSDPYGRQKSYHLHSVTTSSPSPVATSTGTALVQDPKKNYMFGGPVHIEPVNSLNDMTKNKSAAWIEVPREKKVPKRAQRCQTVRKKKRALILPQRRPNQGMSLSNVFEESQHDEDQENRVPQSVVSAYQKATRKPAVSGIHVPLQQPSTTRLLNSSVCGQHLEPWSLSQSSNSSQMIVEYQQAEWETVKPEQKANTIQRQRVTWQLFDFISDSD from the exons ATGCTGTTTGTTGATAGCAAAGGAGGCAACATTTCAGGTGGTAGAGCCATGGGCATATTAGACAGAtttgaagaggagaagagaaaagccAAAGAGAT CGAAATTCTCATTGGAGTCCGACAGTTGCATGAAAGTCTGGAAAAT ATCCAGAAGACTTTTCTGAACTGTATTGATGGAAGCTGTGACATAACCCGAGCAGCTGTGGCTGAAGGAATGGATAATTTTagaaaaacat TTCAGGATAATTTTGCCACCATAAAGGAGAGCGTAGCAAGTCAGACTGAACTAATGATGAGCCAGACCTATAAAGAGATGAAGGACAATGAGGCCAAG ACATCATTAGCTCTCAAAGAATTGAGCTCGCTTGTTCTCAACCTCCAGCGGGATTTGGAATCACTGAAATTGGAACAGAGCAAGGAGCAGAGTGTGCTTGGAGAGATTCTGTCTCTGCTTGGCACAATAATGACCGCTCACTCCACTGGAGCTCAGCCAGGCCCTGTCCAGATGATTGACAATACTGTTCAGACATCACCTGGTTTGGTAGCTCAGTTCTGTGTTGTTTCCGAAGAAAAGCGTTATTATGAAGGCATGAAGTTGTGCACTGAAGCCTTCAATTACTCTAAGGAAAAAGTAGACCAGAGTATTTGTCCTGTTAAAAAAACATCTCCAGAGAAACTTAGCAGAGGAGCATCTTTCCAGGTCGTAGGCTCTCAGCCTTTTCAGATGAAGCAGCCCATAGGAACTGAGAGGTCTGACCCTTATGGCAGGCAGAAATCTTACCATCTACACTCAGTTACAACCAGTTCTCCAAGCCCTGTTGCTACTAGCACTGGCACTGCTCTTGTACAGGATCCTAAGAAGAATTACATGTTTGGAGGCCCTGTGCATATAGAACCAGTAAATTCTTTGAATGATATGACTAAGAACAAATCAGCAGCATGGATTGAGGTGCCCAGAGAGAAAAAAGTACCTAAGAGAGCACAGAGATGTCAGACCGTCAGGAAAAAGAAGCGAGCCTTGATTCTGCCACAGAGGCGGCCTAATCAAGGGATGTCTTTGAGTAATGTGTTTGAGGAAAGTCAACACGATGAAGACCAAGAGAACAGGGTGCCTCAATCGGTGGTCAGTGCCTATCAGAAAGCCACCAGAAAGCCAGCTGTTTCAGGGATCCATGTGCCACTGCAACAGCCGAGCACAACCAGGTTGTTGAATTCCAGTGTATGTGGACAGCACCTGGAACCTTGGTCATTGTCCCAGAGCAGTAACAGCTCACAGATGATTGTGGAATACCAACAAGCTGAATGGGAGACAGTAAAGCCTGAGCAAAAAGCCAATACTATACAGAGGCAGAGAGTTACCTGGCAGCTCTTTGACTTCATCAGTGACTCTGATTAA
- the kbtbd12 gene encoding kelch repeat and BTB domain-containing protein 12: MDLRAKHGLMLLEQLNRMREAEQLTDVVLVAEGISFPCHRSVLAAFSPYFRVMFTCGLRESANRQVVLRDMPAQSLDLLLEYMYSSKLPLSPDNVQGISVAAFLLQMDDVFSRCQIYMTANMDASNCLGIYYYARDLGAEELADQAQRYIRQHFTEVCHSEEVIDLEAYQLGALLTSDDLNVTREETILDLVMRWVKHCSIGVSLGQENRASQLPELLQKVRLPLVNVSYLKETLRRNTALLADAECLQMMEDAIEAAGLHPEAPARRLKLRYGMETTDLLLCIGNDNGGIRSRYGSYSDRSFCYAPNTRRTFFITSPRYAETLGYVCAGVVTEHNDIIVAGESGPRRLARQKEKNVEICKYNEEAQGTWKHLSSAEYRDSYALSSLGDNLYLIGGQMMLKNQYLITNSVARWSLQGGPWRSAAPLPMPLAYHSVVRIKNCLYVLGGRTPQTYHVDEEPDRMSNRLLVYDPGDNKWDERCPMKYSKYRCSAVALNGEIYVIGGIGCEGVDRGQSRRCLDAVEIYNIDGDFWRDGPPLPWPLLSLRSNAPNAGVVDGKLYVCGYYKGADRHDIITKDILQLDPWENEWTVVVKQAVMHDSYDVCLVANLNPRGLMPPPADLVDE, translated from the exons ATGGATCTGAGAGCTAAGCATGGCCTGATGCTGTTGGAACAGCTGAATCGCATGCGTGAAGCTGAGCAGTTAACAGATGTGGTACTAGTTGCAGAAGGCATCAGCTTCCCATGTCATCGGTCAGTTCTTGCTGCATTCAGCCCTTATTTCCGGGTCATGTTTACCTGTGGCCTGCGGGAGAGTGCAAACCGCCAGGTGGTACTGAGAGACATGCCAGCTCAAAGCTTAGACCTCTTGCTGGAATACATGTACAGCTCCAAGCTTCCACTTTCCCCAGACAATGTACAAGGCATCTCAGTCGCCGCATTCCTCCTGCAGATGGATGATGTTTTTAGCCGCTGCCAGATCTATATGACGGCCAACATGGATGCCTCCAACTGCCTTGGTATCTATTACTATGCTCGGGATTTGGGGGCCGAAGAATTAGCAGACCAGGCTCAACGTTACATTCGACAGCACTTTACAGAGGTGTGTCACAGTGAGGAAGTGATAGACTTGGAAGCCTATCAACTTGGGGCATTGCTAACTTCAGACGACCTTAATGTCACACGAGAGGAAACCATTCTTGACCTAGTGATGCGATGGGTGAAACATTGCTCAATTGGTGTGAGTCTGGGGCAAGAAAATCGTGCCAGTCAGCTACCAGAACTCTTACAGAAGGTACGCCTTCCACTGGTGAATGTCAGCTACCTGAAGGAGACACTGCGCCGCAACACGGCACTGCTGGCTGATGCAGAATGTCTACAGATGATGGAGGATGCAATTGAAGCGGCAGGTCTGCATCCAGAGGCTCCGGCGCGACGACTGAAGCTACGTTATGGCATGGAAACGACCGATCTACTGCTATGCATTGGCAATGATAATGGAGGAATCCGCTCACGTTATGGAAGCTATTCTGACCGCAGCTTCTGTTATGCTCCCAACACTCGTCGCACATTTTTTATCACTTCTCCTCGATATGCTGAAACCCTTGGATATGTATGTGCTGGAGTTGTCACCGAACACAATGACATTATTGTTGCTGGAGAGTCAGGGCCACGAAGGTTGGCaagacaaaaagagaagaaTGTGGAGATTTGCAA atATAATGAGGAAGCTCAGGGTACCTGGAAGCACCTGAGTTCAGCAGAATACCGTGACTCATATGCCCTGAGTTCCCTGGGTGATAACCTGTACCTAATAGGGGGTCAGATGATGCTGAAGAATCAGTATCTCATCACCAACAGTGTTGCACGCTGGTCTTTACAGGGCGGCCCTTGGCGCAGTGCTGCTCCTTTACCAATGCCCTTGGCCTATCACAGTGTAGTCCGGATTAAAAACTGCCTTTATGTGCTTGGGGGAAGGACACCACAG ACATATCATGTAGACGAGGAGCCTGACCGTATGAGTAACCGTCTACTTGTGTATGACCCAGGGGACAACAAGTGGGATGAGCGTTGTCCGATGAAATATTCCAAATATCGCTGCAGCGCAGTGGCTCTCAATGGGGAGATTTATGTTATAG GTGGTATTGGGTGTGAGGGTGTAGATCGTGGACAGTCACGCCGCTGCCTTGATGCAGTAGAAATCTACAACATTGATGGGGATTTCTGGAGGGATGGCCCTCCCTTACCCTGGCCACTTTTGTCACTACGAAGCAATGCACCAAACGCTGGGGTAGTGGATGGAAAACTATATGTCTGTGGATACTATAAAGGAGCAG ACCGTCATGACATTATTACCAAGGATATCCTGCAGTTGGATCCATGGGAGAATGAGTGGACTGTGGTGGTTAAACAGGCTGTGATGCACGACAGTTATGATGTGTGTCTGGTGGCGAACCTTAACCCGCGAGGACTCATGCCCCCTCCAGCTGACTTGGTGGATGAATAA